The following proteins come from a genomic window of Micromonospora echinofusca:
- the truB gene encoding tRNA pseudouridine(55) synthase TruB has product MTSHDVVARIRRLARTRRVGHGGTLDPMATGVLVIGVGRATRLLTYVIGAHKSYTATVRLGQATVTDDAEGDVIATTPAVAVTDEAIRAALAASTGEIDQVPSAVSAIKIDGQRAYKRVREGESVELPARRVTVSRLELLAVRRDAPDVVDVDIDVTCSSGTYIRAIARDAGLALGVGGHLTALRRTAVGNFALAEAATLDELEQRAPEVVNLPLAAAADRFFPRRDAGADEAKVLSHGGPLDPAGIAGPYAVFGPDGGLIAIVSERDGRARAEIVLAPA; this is encoded by the coding sequence ATGACGTCGCACGACGTGGTGGCGCGCATCCGCCGGTTGGCGCGGACCCGCCGGGTGGGGCACGGCGGCACCCTCGACCCGATGGCGACCGGCGTCCTGGTGATCGGGGTCGGGCGGGCCACCCGCCTGCTCACCTATGTGATCGGCGCGCACAAGAGCTACACCGCCACTGTCCGGCTCGGCCAGGCCACCGTCACCGACGACGCCGAGGGCGACGTGATCGCCACCACGCCCGCCGTCGCGGTCACCGACGAGGCGATCCGGGCGGCGCTGGCCGCGTCGACGGGGGAGATCGACCAGGTGCCGAGCGCGGTCAGCGCCATCAAGATCGACGGGCAGCGGGCGTACAAGCGGGTGCGCGAGGGGGAGAGTGTCGAGCTGCCCGCCCGCCGGGTCACCGTGTCCCGGCTGGAGCTGCTGGCGGTACGCCGCGACGCGCCGGACGTCGTGGACGTGGACATCGACGTGACCTGCTCCTCGGGGACGTACATCCGGGCGATCGCCCGCGACGCGGGCCTGGCGCTCGGGGTGGGCGGCCACCTGACGGCGCTGCGCCGTACCGCCGTGGGGAACTTCGCCCTCGCGGAGGCCGCCACCCTCGACGAGCTGGAGCAGCGCGCCCCCGAGGTGGTGAACCTGCCGCTGGCCGCGGCGGCCGACCGGTTCTTCCCGCGCCGCGACGCCGGCGCCGACGAGGCGAAGGTGCTCTCCCACGGCGGGCCGCTCGACCCGGCGGGGATCGCCGGCCCCTACGCGGTCTTCGGCCCCGACGGCGGGCTGATCGCTATCGTCAGCGAGCGGGACGGCCGGGCCCGCGCGGAGATCGTGCTCGCCCCCGCCTGA
- a CDS encoding MATE family efflux transporter: protein MSHSVALDRAAAPRRIAALALPALVVLAAEPIYVLVDTAVVGHLGRVPLAALAVGGTVLTLIAWLGTVVAYGTTGRSARRFGAGDRASAVAEGVQASWLALAVGVLVALGMQIGGGALARTLAGGPGEVADAAAQWLRVAALGAPGLLLAAAGNGWLRGVQDMRRPLVFVLGPNLLSAVLCPLLVYPVGLGLVGSAVANVIAQTVCGVLFAGALVAERVSLRPRPRLIGQQLALSRDLLIRGVAFQASFLSATAVAARFGAAAVGAHQIALQLWFFTALVLDALAIAAQSLVGAALGAGDAAAARDVARRIGLLGGVCGVAFAVLIAAGAGVVPGWFSSDPQVREQAMLAWPWFVAMQPLAGVVFALDGVLIGAGDVRYLRNLTIVAALGGFLPAIWLAYGLGLGLGGIWAGLTLFVVIRLVALLLRLRSGGWVVVGAVR from the coding sequence ATGAGCCACTCCGTCGCCCTCGACCGGGCCGCCGCGCCCCGCCGGATCGCCGCGCTGGCCCTGCCGGCGCTGGTGGTGCTGGCCGCCGAACCGATCTACGTGCTCGTGGACACGGCGGTGGTCGGGCATCTCGGTCGGGTGCCGCTGGCCGCCCTCGCCGTCGGCGGGACGGTGCTGACGCTCATCGCCTGGCTCGGCACCGTCGTCGCGTACGGCACCACGGGGCGCTCGGCCCGACGCTTCGGGGCGGGTGACCGGGCGTCCGCCGTCGCCGAGGGCGTCCAGGCGTCGTGGCTCGCCCTGGCGGTGGGGGTGCTGGTCGCCCTCGGCATGCAGATCGGCGGTGGGGCGTTGGCACGTACCCTCGCCGGAGGCCCCGGCGAGGTGGCCGACGCCGCCGCGCAGTGGCTGCGGGTCGCGGCGCTCGGCGCGCCCGGCCTGCTGCTCGCCGCCGCCGGCAACGGCTGGCTGCGCGGCGTGCAGGACATGCGCCGACCGCTGGTGTTCGTGCTCGGCCCGAACCTGCTCTCCGCCGTGCTCTGCCCGCTGCTGGTCTATCCGGTCGGGCTGGGCCTGGTCGGCTCCGCCGTGGCCAACGTCATCGCGCAGACCGTCTGCGGGGTGCTCTTCGCCGGGGCGTTGGTCGCCGAACGGGTGTCGCTGCGGCCCCGGCCCCGGCTCATCGGGCAGCAACTGGCGCTCAGCCGGGACCTGCTGATCCGGGGCGTCGCGTTCCAGGCCAGCTTCCTCTCCGCCACCGCCGTCGCCGCCCGGTTCGGGGCCGCCGCCGTGGGTGCGCACCAGATCGCCCTGCAACTGTGGTTCTTCACCGCCCTGGTGCTCGACGCGCTCGCCATCGCCGCCCAGTCGCTGGTCGGCGCGGCCCTCGGGGCGGGCGACGCCGCCGCGGCCCGGGACGTCGCCCGCCGGATCGGGCTGCTCGGGGGCGTCTGCGGCGTGGCGTTCGCCGTGCTCATCGCCGCCGGCGCCGGCGTGGTCCCCGGCTGGTTCAGCTCCGATCCGCAGGTACGCGAGCAGGCCATGCTCGCCTGGCCGTGGTTCGTGGCGATGCAGCCGCTGGCGGGTGTCGTGTTCGCCCTCGACGGCGTGCTGATCGGCGCCGGGGACGTCCGCTACCTGCGCAACCTCACCATCGTGGCCGCGCTCGGCGGCTTCCTGCCCGCCATCTGGCTGGCGTACGGGCTCGGCCTCGGCCTCGGCGGCATCTGGGCGGGACTCACGCTGTTCGTGGTGATCCGGCTGGTGGCCCTGCTGCTGCGGCTGCGCTCCGGGGGCTGGGTCGTGGTCGGCGCGGTGCGCTGA